A window of Magallana gigas chromosome 8, xbMagGiga1.1, whole genome shotgun sequence genomic DNA:
TACAAATATTGACAGTTTCCTGAACATTAATTATTACACCGTATGCCATATATAATGTAACTGATTAAATACAATCAAATAAGTATACATATAGTATAGGTCTACTTACCAATAAAGAAAAGTTTATCACTTCCGCCTctaaagtgatttaaaaaatgagttCAGAAAATTACCCCCAGAAATATATATCGAAgagaatttaaaataaaggcCCGATCCATCAATTTGTTTTGCACAGGAAAACGTTGGAACTTATTCATTGCACAATTACAGTAGCAAAAAGAAATGGAAAGAAAACGAAagcaacaaaacattaatttttattaaaattaaacttgtattattattttaaaacaattttgtaaTCTCAATTTAAACAGGCTTTTAGTGTTGTCCCACTTTAATTTCTCTTTTTGACCtttgattcattattttataaGTAAATGTACCCTATCAATATTCAATTTCCTGACAAAATCGGAATGCCTTTTTCTGACCACAGAGCTCAATTCTCGAATAAGCCATTAACGTTAGTCACCCGAAGAAAAGATAAGTTAATTCAATTTATCAAAACGGTGCGTAGAGATAATAATcactgtaaattaaaaaaaaaaaaccaatgcgGCTTAGACGcagtaaataattaatttgaatgtGTTAAGATGGATCTCAGGTAAAATAACAATTCTACAAATACCCGTCTCTTAAACAAATCATCCCTTGTCAATGCACTTGAAACGAAAAACATATTCATTCGATTTCCaatgtaatatatttgataGTGTTACGTGTAATTGAACTATGCGAAGTATTTTCTGATTAATtcatggtttactggtgcaaattcatttgatttacaCAATTGTAGCCTCAAAATCGTTATAATCGTcatacattcttttaaaatcataattatatatcatatttaatttgtcatatacatgtatgcacaaaGCACGTTGCACAGTTTTTCTTTATAATACATAACCTACTTTGTTGTCGTTTAAACATCCTCATAAGGTCATTGTATATTGTGAACTTTGTAACTGAATCTCAAGGCCCAAAGTATGTTCATTTGTTTAACGTAGATGCTTATCTTATCAAACTCATACAAGGAAatagtactttgatgatttaattaattacaatgatATCTAACGGAAGTTTATACTTAAGTTTACATCATGGGAAAATGAAACTTTCGTTATTCTGATGGGCTTCGGTGTTTAACAGATTATTCATGTTGAAGGTCATTCAAGCATTTAATTTGCAACTTTCAATTACTGTTCATTATTTAGGGTGAAAATATAGCCTCTTTTCAATAAAAGAAACCGATCATTGCATCATTAAAAGTATAAAAGATTAATTAATGCGCTttgattatttcataatttagcCAATCTGTTTTAGACACAATTTTAATTAACGCTAATTTTTCACACTTagcaagttacatgtacattagtcACAATCGCATCGAACGATACATTCCAAAAAGTCAGCACACTCATGATCATCAAATCAAAGCACACAATGTCATGTTATACATCATCAAAGCTGTTCTGAGTTAAGGGTAGTTATACAAACAATACAAACGAGGAAGATACAAACTACgcttttttcatttctttatagTAGGTTATTATACAGGTAATTGTTCACAATGACAATAGTACCCTCTCGTACATGtctatttatattttctgtCAGGATTTTAATATATTCCATAAAAGATCAATCGTTCCGTGGTGCCGTGCGTCGGCAATATCATTTTTACTTTTGTCATTCCAAGTTTTATCTCTTTAATGCTATAAAAAGATTGTCTGATGTAAGCAAATAATGATTACTCTTgcgttattttttaaaattgcatacgTTCGTTagataaatatatgaattaaatggttttttaaagacaaacagtttttatcatgctaagtaaaacatatttatattgtaCCCTTAATCTGTGCAACATAAAAGGCGGACGTTGTTAACCCGAATGCCGGGCATTAACATCCTATGGATCTTTAACGAACCAGTACCTACACACTAAAAAAGTAACATCAATCAGTAAGTTTATAGGCACATTATGATGCCAATCCGTCGAGATATTCCTTATTCACAAGTTGTGGATATGTCTGAACCAAATGAATCTTCTACTATATGCGTTATCTCATCTGACTTATATACCTGAACGAAacatattttacagtaaaaagaGCCCCATGTTTCTTTGTTTCTGTTTTCATATCATGTAAAATGCAGTACTTGTATCTAATTCATTATCTTTGCTTACAATAAAACTAGAATATATTTCAATGATAGATTAATTAACAGCAAGAGATAATAAAGTATAACTACAAAAATGAACCATTTATCAAAGGATCATGCTAATAACTTTATAGCTAGAATATTGCTTTTCCAGTTCGAATAACTCAGTTTAGTGCTTTTGTAAATTGAAAAGATGGGatgataattcatttaaaaataattgacttGGAGGCACCATGTTTTTCCTTTCCAAGGTTGTTGGGTTATTTAGATCAAAATCGTCAAACGTAGGCTCACTATTATTAACactttttgaaacataattttcGGGAACAAAATGTCTTTCTCTTAGTTTTTGCTCGTCTGATTCATGTATATGATCATTTGTGATCCTTATATGCCGGAGGGATGAACCTCTTCTCCAGTTTGACACATTATTGTCAAAATACAATGAAGAGTTTTCAGACTGAGATCTCTTTAGTTGTTCGTGTTTAATGGGTTCTTCATAATCGAACACACGCAAATTGAGTGTATGATATTCTCCAGTATCTTTAGTCTCATCCGGTGTTCCTACCTCTCTTGTCATAAAGGCTGAAGATGTTGCCTCCAGTTTTCTGTCCTCGAATGTTTTGCCGTTTTTTGccactatgatatttatatcGGCCATGTGATCGTAATTATCACGGGTATTGCCATGCATTTCATGCTGATATACTGGAAtatctatcaaaacaaaaaccgacaatgataaatagatagatagatagatagatagatagatagatagatagatagatagatagatagatagatagatactcACCAACAAATTGTCGCTGTTTCTTTGGTTGAGACCTAAAACGATTCGTACTATTCCTAAAGTTcaacttatcatttttaatatcacttcaaaataacaaatgaatgttttaacAATCAGATTTTACCGTCGATAAATACAGATAAAGATGAAAATTACAATCCCGCATATAACAGGAATGATCCAATAGATTAGTCCAGTTGTTTTAAGATGTGATTTTGattctgaaaaataatgtaGGGCTTTAATCTTTTACGAGACTATTAAAATGACATCTTTTGATTTACAGAAGAGAGCTGGATGGTTGTGACCATTGTTCTACTAATGAATGTGAGCTCTGGGTATAGATAGAGGGGAAAATAGATTAAACTCTAAAGCTAGAATATTTGAATTTGTACTTTTTACATAATGACCTAAAATACTACTATCACATGTCAAAGTTCTAGGCAGATCCTATGGTTAGTtcgttgaccatccagcctccttaatcaaattcaatatataaataataaacaaaataaaataaaggattAAATACACCAAAAAACATTAATCAAAGATAacgcatatttttaaatttgtttaaaaaagacatacaaagaaataattttcgATATAGTGATTTGATACACGATCTTAAACTATTTTCTGGAGCTTTTTTTCATCTAAAATGTAGTTTGTATTATTGTTTTGAGTGTACAAAGATATACCATAATGTTTAATGTTCGTTtgtcttttcattatcaaattgcatttattaaattttttgcaTAGAATACAAAGGATTTACATAGAATAAATGAATCCCCTGACCACAGAACGCATTTTTCTAGAAGTatattaaacttatcaaaattaAAGGTTCTAACCATCGATCGATAAAAGTATACCTGTGACAAATTTGAACCTTTCATATATGTGCTCAATATTGACAAATGTTTTTGCAGTGTAACTTTTTTGTCGTTTTAAatgagttttgaaaaaaaaacccacattgaACGTATAGATACAGTAATTAGGAAACAGGCAGGATTTGGCTCAAAACTACAGTTTAGACCTGACAAAATTAATGAttactatgattttctttctcgatgtttaaaaagaataaactaGTGAtgcaaaattggaaaaaaacgTACAATTCTTATCCAATAATAATCGCAGATTACCTTTGCAGTATCCGTCCTTGAGAATGTAATTTTTACAGCAGATCATTTCATAGctagaaaaataattcataaatatataatgaaatcgAAAATTGATTACACGAGTGTAATTCGATGATGTTTATGTAAAACTTGTTTCTACAACtctgtctctctttctctttctttctttctctctctccctctctatctctctctctctcataattgttttaataattaaacCCAGTCTTTATCAGAAATATGTACTATTTTCACACGTTTGAGTCGTTGTATCAATGAACTTATACATGGTTTGATGTGTAAGCACGACTTTATACATGTTTTGATTTGAAACTCAATGAGACGTTCATCGACAATAACTTGCAGACATTCATAACATTACCTAGTATTACCACATATTCCCCGAGaatctgccaaaaaaaaaagaaaaaaaataagaaaatgaggagctactgtggaatcatttaaattcgtgggggctaattttcgtggattgtgacTTTTTTGCTCATTTGCGGGGATGTAATTTTTTGGATGCGTCGGTTACTGTTTCAGCAACAAAGAAAACTCTTtccaaatttgttttcgttaaaGATTTAAATTCATGTGGGAGGgatacccacgaataccacgaaaattgagccaccacgaattctaatgattcatTAGTATTAAGTGTTTATTAACAATGAAAGAGCCGGTAATTTGTATTTGcccttaaaaataaatgtatagaaGATAGAgtgaaacaaaaatgttattcgTATAAAAAGTCTTATCAAAATGGAGCGGCGCATGAACTGGTGCGAAATGATTAAGAAATATCATGTAAATTTGACAACATTAATACAGTTAATGTTTAAGTATTGCTGTGGGGTTTTTAACGAATTTGTTATGAAATAATCGGATGACAGTAATTTAAACTATCATCAGTCATACagattatacatatattactgTCATCAATGAAACCTTTTcactttgattgaaaaaaaatctttatttttcaatttaagtaTTTCATTATTGCATCTTTTAGTTGTATCAATCTTCTATTAAATCTGTAATGGAGAATATTCGTTATCTAAATGATACTATTATAATTTTGCAAGCGGGGGTCTTAAAATCACTTCGTTATAGCTGTGTTCGTTATATACGGCATTTTTCTATTGATTCGTATAAGAACTTTGCTGGGGTATTAATaagaattcgttatatccgtaaattcgttataatcGTGCTTATAATTTCTGGGTTTTGCTGTAGTTGTTTTACATATGCATGTTTTAAGTTCAGATATTTTGCAAATAGTTGAGTACATCCctaacaaaaatatcaatagtTCTAAATAGGTCTAATGAGGATGAGTTATAATGATGcgatttaagtacatgtacttcggTAAATGAGTCTTGCAAAAGGTTTCCTAAAATAAAGTttgattgttgattttttttttagaattcatGATTTAATTCTGAATGATATTGGTAATGCTAATTTTAAcagttgtaaaataaaaaacggAAATACCTATGCATCCATGCTCATGATGACATTGTTCGTATACTTTGCAGTCACACTTTTCTGCACATAAATCCCCATACATGTTCGTTGGACATTGATCCGAGCAGTTTATGCCAAATGTTCCTTTTGCACATTCTACAATGGATTAcacaattcaaaatattctttaaactaAGACATGTGTTTCTCATCATAAGCAATTTTGATTGTATAGAATTTTACCTTGATAACAATCAGCAAACAATTGCAAGTTAGCAcatacaataaatattaaataaacggCCTAAATTGCAACTAGGACGTTTCTGTAAATGTCATTAATCAGATTCTAACGGATATAACCGCTTTATCATAACGGGAATCAAAAATTGCTTTGAATTGACCATAAGATATATTATATGTTAATAAGCTGTTTTATATATGAGGCAAACTTTTGTTTCGCAAAACCTAATAATAGAGCTTTTACAGAATACTATCTCCATGCAATCTGCCGTCGGTATTTAATACAGTGTACCTATGCATAATTTGACATTAGAAATCGCTGTCAAAATTAAAGTATTTAGAGCTACATGCATATAAAATACCCATACTTACTATTGCAAGCACCACCagcgtaaaaataattattacagCATTCAGTTATTCTGtagaaaaaggatttttttaaaaattgaaacaatgtaaaatatttaattgttctTTATAGCATTCAGTGTTGATACATTAATACTTATGAGGTGACAAAATACATGTCGCaaacttaattattttaacTTATGTTTAAAAGAAACTTACCCATTCGAGTTTGTGCAACTTCCAGTTGCGTTATTGCCTTCCGCTTAAAACAAAAAGTAAGATATTGAGTTATAAACAAATGCTTTAGCAAACAATCTCAGAGAGGACTGCTTGACAACATTATGAATTTGATCATCAattcaatcaaataaaaatttcctcgCAGAAAAGGAAATATAAGGAACAGGGAAGTATTGTAAAGACCATGTCATTCACATTATACATAGTTAAATacatgataatttataaatacatggttagtttttaatatgtttatgttttagATTACATTATATTCGAAGTATTTTGAACACTATTGGTACAAATCATTGgcatatgcatgtatacatttaaCTATATATAGCTAGTTGTCtgtctttatcttttttatcatctttatcataaatatttttatgggcagcggaaagggtaaaaaatacattttatttttgctccGATGCAGGTGCGAAACATCGATGTGCGAAACATCTCAGGgcgaaacagaataggtgcgaactatcccggattccaataatcgatgacGCATATTGCTTCTCAAAAAACGCCACCTGGCGTTTATTTGTGCGTTCGCTTGTTTCATGTTTATGTATgttcgtttttcattttcatgtctgttggttttactttttgtgtttgatttgtatttagatatctttggttgattttatgtacattatttttgcatagaagactgttggttttgcacttatggtcattgataatattattttaaattgctgaataaagtttatcgttgattttgtaaaattgtattttttgccTTTTCCGCTGCTCATATATTTTCTAGTTCAAATATTATGTTCTATTGTCTTGAATTAATTCCTTTCGAATAGTTATAGACTAATTGTGTGCATTGTTTTACATCCGCAAGAAGGCAgcctttttaaaagtcaattttatgAAAAGGGATCCTTGTAATGTCTggatatatttgtaaatatatgaatcAAGTCATTCATGCTAAACGGATTCAAATATGCAAAACTAATCTTGTTTACATCTTATACAACTATCAACTTTGTCATCAATTTTGAAAAGATTGCATCTAAAAAGTATTTAGAGCTATATATAATACCCATACCTACTCATGCAAGAGCCCAGGGCATAACAAATAATTATTACGGCATTCATTTTCCTatggttatttcaattttaattattttatatgtgtaattatacccctttttaaaatcattttcagtagcatataattgataaatctttgaagatgaaatcatttatttaaaaaaatcatttctacaAGTAAGTGcatagaatatctataaaaagttTATCATTAGGAAATTTGACAAAAGCGGAGACAAAAGTTTTGAATACTAAGACCATTTATCTCTCCATCTGCATTTCATAAAGTTGCtcgattttttatcgaaatgaatCATTTCCCCTTCTATAGTTTCTTTTGAGTTATTTCTGGCTGATTTATTTTTGCTTGATGCATCAACATTATTCCGACATCACACGTCCTATCGTTTTGTGGGAAGAATAGACACTAATCAGTTAGCTCTATAATACTTGTTATGCAATATGTTAATTACATCATGGAAATGTGGTATTGCATGCATACATCTGATAATTTTACATAATCATTCTACGTTCTGCAATGGTATCTTTGTAATGGTATGTAAACGTTGTGTCTgcattttgataaaaacaaatcaacatGATCTGATGCGCTTCTAAAGTTTATTTTGGTTACCATCTATACTATTCTAATGACTTTATAGTTGACTTTATAAATTAAGTTTATCAAAGTGAAAGGTTTTTATTGGCATTACGTATTTCCTGAAAGAGATTAAATATTTGACATTGATATGCCTATTAACGTGTCCTTTATATTATTGAAATGTGGCATTGAATGCATATGTTTGATGACTTAactttatggtacatgtatatttaagtaCCTAATATCTAACCAAGTTACACACGTATAACCTGGGATGGAAAAGTTAAAAGTGGATTACAAAGAAGcctaaattgctccaacccagatTATACGAgcataacttgggtagatattgcgttcattccttataatttaattttctgtaatttaccaTACAAATTGAGTgcgttttaattttgaaaatgatattaatctgttcaaaatttaaacgttATATCAAGCAAACTAGTACGgtttttgacgttggtgcattgtgacgtgtcctTTGCCGTGCAAACCAAGATATACCAATTTAACtcaatttttctatccaatcaaatgccgcgttacaaccagagtTAAATTATTCtgcaatgttatttttaaaagggTATTTACATGTTGCGTCTACATAttaattcaaacaaaacaatatgaTACATGCGTAGTTTgagtaaattttaataaatagacTATTATTATGGTATTTCTTTTCTAAATCTAAAAACGTTAAACAAGGTGCGTTAGGGTGGGTTTTTGTAAGACTTTTCGGACAAATATGTTCTAATTTGAAgagaaattatatttaattaaataaaataaatttgtatttgatgccaTGATTCATTACGAAAAAAAGAGGGTAAGCATTCTATTTTAAattgcactttcagtgcagagAGGTTAATTAATTTAATGCACCGTAGCACCAAAAGAAGAAACTTGACACCAACAATTTGTTTCGATTTTTTAAGCTGTgcttgtagattttttttaaatacttaagAATAAAACTTTTAAGACGGTTGCTTGCTGgatccaacccccccccctaaagGAATCTTTATACTGACGAAATACACAATTTCAGTGTACATACAATaactgttaaaatataatttttcacttaaatatttctttaaaattatatcttGAACTTTGTTCAAAATTCTCCAGCCATCAATTGCCTTGAATCTTGAAGTTCATCACCTGACTTGTATCCACTTATTGCAATATGAGTTGCATCGCTTTctaggcttttttttttaaaacacatacaaAGATAACAGCAGACTGTTTTAGGGAAATAATATGCAACTAAcagattaaataaaaacaaaaagacgTAAGGCAGTTGTTTGTAGCAAGACGTAACGTAACGTTGACCCCTGTATAATAAGCCAGAGACGCGTTTAAATTGACCCCTGTATAATAAGCCATTGTTGTAATTGTATTCGGAAGAGATAGAACTGATCCATAATAACCAAGCGGGTTTCAGGAAAGGTTTTTCTACTTTAGACCACATTCttactttacaatttttatccAATACGTTGATGAAATGTAAGAAAAAACTGTTCTGTGCTTTTATAGATTTCAAACAGGCGTTTGACACACTTTGGAGAAATGGTTTATGGTACAAGCTCTTAAATTAgggtattaatggtaaatgttttaaatatattacaaatatgtataaagGTATTAAATCACTCATCAAGATGAATGGCACGGTATCCGACTTTTTTTCTTGTAATGTTGGAGTCCGCCAAGGTGAAAATTTGtcaccatttttgttttcattgtacataaatgattaagaaaattatcttgttgaaaaaaatattgctggtCTGCAAAGTTTTACCACATCaatagaaaatgaattatgtatatatataaaactgctTGTACTTCTTTATACAGACTATACTGTTATCTTGGCGGAATCTGGCGATGATTTGCAGAATGCACTGAATGAGTTTGAATGTTATTGTAAAGAGtggaaattaaatgttaatatagataaaacaaaagtattaattttttccaaaggACGAATGTGTAAAagagttttttatttcaacgaTAGAGTTTTAGAAATTGTTAAAGAATTACCTTGGCATTATATTCTCAAGAACTggctcttttttaaaaaccaaaaaacatttATGTGACCAAGCCCAAAAGGCAATGTATGGTGTCATTAGAAAAATTAGACAATTTAACCTACCAGTTACATGTCAGTTAGAACTCTTTGATAAAATGGCTGTACCTGTATTGCTGTATGGTTGCGAAGTATGGGGTTTTGAAAAACTTGATAGTATTGAACGTGTTCACCTAAAGTTTTTAAAgcacattttatgtttaaaaagtagTACTCCAAACTATATGGTTTACGGAGAAACAGGTCGTTTTCCTTTATCTGTAATTGTATTTACTAGAATGGTATCATACTGGTGTAAATTAATTTCTAGTACTAATACTagcattacaaatatattataccgGTACTTGTTGAATCAGACTGAAAATACAACCAGTACTAACCCTTGGATTGATTGTATTCGTCATGTTTTTAACTCATGTGGTTTATTAAATGTTTGGcatagtcagtttttaaatattgttaaccAAAAATGGGTTTCAACGGCAGATAAACAGAGATTACAAGATCAATTTATTCAAAAGTGGCATGctgatataaataattcatcaaaaggagtaatatataaaatttttaaaacaaattttgatatgaaaaatatttagatattttacccctgaaattcagaaaaattcttGGTAAATTTCGTACTTCAAATCACCATCTACCAGTTGAACTGGGAAGATGGGAGGGTATCCcattaaatgaaagattttgtcaTCTCTGTAATACAAAACGTATAgccgatgaatttcattatattttagaatgtgatGCAATATCACAAGTCCGGAACAAGtttatagacaaaaaattttcagCTAGAcctaatgtgttaaaattttcgTATTTTGTGACAACATGTAACATGAAATTGCTgagaaaattgtgtatttttatatcaaagatATACGTGGTAGTCTGTCCTCCATAAGTTTCACTTTGTATAACTTTTCCTAACTCTATaacctttatatttatatatgtttacctCTGACcaatttatatgtttattttaatgttatttttgtcctcatgtaccatatgtttgaaatggttttgagcgaataaatgaactgaactgaactgagCGACGGTTTTATGGAACGGGGTCAGTAAAAGGACGTCATAAACATTGTCGCTGTCTTGACACTACAATACCAAACATACTTGTACATCTTTTGCAGGAATAGCTTACTATTACTGGTCAGACAAACAATTGGatgttttaaatcaatgaaaaattcatataacGGAAAATGGATGACGGAACGTCTCGAAAAATATCCCAATACTAAAACATCGCAAATGAGTCTAAGTACAAGTGAATCAAATTGTCCACAACAAGAATCCATTCCTTTTAACTTCATTTCAGCTGCAGAGCATACgtgtttgaaataattgttcAACGACAATATAGATTAAtatgtaattattcaaatatatatattcgcATCCcgaattttgaataaaatacacTATTAATTACAAAGTTAATGCAATATGGtacatttattcttttttattaattacacaCAATCTGGAAAGTGCTTTTCTAAAAGGAGTGTGACTGTTGcggtatgattaaaaaaaattgaataggATTACATCGATGATATAacattttatgattaatttgtaTAAAGggtatctgggtttttttttatcaatgtattcCAAATTTAAACCACGCTGGattaaataaacattgacaGTCTTTAAACACGCAATTATcttatttatatacttttaagTACTTCCTTATCAAATTTGTTGATGGTTAATAAAAGGTCTAGCAAAGATGAGTGCAATTCAATACTAAGCTGAAAGAATCTTTAGTAGCATTTTCACCATTACATAAGGTTTGATTAAATGTAGGAATTATGTAATGTTAAAAAGGGTTTTAAatatcatcatttattttttaattatattattagTTTTACACTAGCtttgaattgaaatgaaataaaagaatacCTATACATCCATGTACACGATTGCACACTTGGTTTTCTTCGCATTTACATATGTTTACACACAAATTTCCATACATATTGTCTGGACATTGGTCTGAGCAATTGTCTCCAAATGTTCCTTTTGGACATTCTATAATGAAAAACGATTTACACATTTATGATtttaacaagttgctgtcctttaaaaaaggactacaatacgtggaccattcgcatgt
This region includes:
- the LOC136270792 gene encoding protein draper-like gives rise to the protein MMLKLIMLLSNGLGVIGITFIFILMSSFLLKVDGNKAPGNCIHSEKEHKCCTNYHYVNGTCTQCPKGTFGDNCSDQCPDNMYGNLCVNICKCEENQVCNRVHGCIAEGNNATGSCTNSNGITECCNNYFYAGGACNKCAKGTFGINCSDQCPTNMYGDLCAEKCDCKVYEQCHHEHGCIDSRGICGNTSYEMICCKNYILKDGYCKESKSHLKTTGLIYWIIPVICGIVIFIFICIYRRSQPKKQRQFVDIPVYQHEMHGNTRDNYDHMADINIIVAKNGKTFEDRKLEATSSAFMTREVGTPDETKDTGEYHTLNLRVFDYEEPIKHEQLKRSQSENSSLYFDNNVSNWRRGSSLRHIRITNDHIHESDEQKLRERHFVPENYVSKSVNNSEPTFDDFDLNNPTTLERKNMVPPSQLFLNELSSHLFNLQKH